In Aspergillus luchuensis IFO 4308 DNA, chromosome 1, nearly complete sequence, the following are encoded in one genomic region:
- a CDS encoding alpha/beta fold hydrolase (COG:I;~EggNog:ENOG410QDEN;~InterPro:IPR000073,IPR029058,IPR000639;~MEROPS:MER0017177;~PFAM:PF12697,PF00561;~go_function: GO:0003824 - catalytic activity [Evidence IEA]): MSSSSSPSVSPLPLPPSITSRLIPTTPTLTTHILESNSPTTTTTTTTPRPRKLILLLHGFPELAYSWRHILPQLSNQAGPDYHIVAPDGRGFGRTTGWEKDAPNYSDSNLTTFTGLSLVRDVVSLVHALGYTTVECVVGHDAGAVTAAFCAVARPDMFRSVVLLSHPFPGVPAAFNPQANNESKEKEEGGGGGDIQTELNNLGLKHYKWYYSTENAGREMENPAQGLHEFLRGYFHLKSGCWEGNDPSSMGPISSWTGDQLARMPGYYIMPVGLSMPDTVEEMMRQADAEGVSKSKKWLSDEELSVYVGEYARTGFQGALNWYRVRTTPERKFTWDWEVFAGRRIEIPCAFASGESDWGVYQEPGALENMRNGTSCGYLREVRLIPGVGHWAPQEAPGEVVEVILGVVRGL; this comes from the coding sequence atgtcttcctcctcatcaccatcagtatcccccctcccccttcccccctccataACCTCCCGCCTCATCCCAACCACTCCCACCCTAACCACCCACATCCTCGAATCCAACtcccccacaacaacaacaacaacaaccactccACGCCCCCGCaaactcatcctcctcctccacggcTTCCCCGAACTCGCCTACTCCTGGcgccacatcctcccccaACTCTCCAACCAAGCCGGTCCGGACTACCACATCGTGGCCCCAGACGGACGCGGCTTCGGGCGCACCACAGGCTGGGAAAAAGACGCCCCCAACTACTCCGACTCGAACCTCACAACCTTCACCGGCCTGTCCTTAGTCCGGGACGTGGTGAGTCTAGTCCACGCACTGGGCTACACCACCGTGGAATGCGTAGTAGGTCATGATGCAGGCGCCGTGACGGCGGCGTTTTGCGCCGTCGCCAGACCCGATATGTTTCGGAGTGTCGTGCTGCTAAGTCATCCGTTTCCGGGGGTTCCGGCTGCCTTTAATCCCCAGGCAAATAATGAGAgtaaggaaaaagaagaaggaggaggagggggagataTACAAACTGAGCTAAACAACCTCGGTCTAAAACATTATAAATGGTACTACTCTACCGAAAACGCCGGCCGCGAGATGGAGAACCCCGCGCAAGGTCTCCACGAATTCCTACGGGGATACTTTCACCTGAAGAGTGGTTGCTGGGAAGGGAATGACCCTTCGAGCATGGGACCTATTTCCTCGTGGACGGGGGATCAGTTAGCCAGAATGCCGGGGTATTATATCATGCCGGTGGGGTTGAGTATGCCCGAcacggtggaggagatgatgcggCAGGCGGATGCGGAGGGTGTATCGAAGAGTAAGAAGTGGTTGAGTGATGAGGAGTTGTCGGTGTATGTGGGGGAATATGCGCGTACGGGGTTCCAGGGCGCGTTGAATTGGTATCGGGTGCGGACGACGCCGGAGAGGAAATTTActtgggattgggaggtgtttgcggggaggaggattgaGATTCCGTGTGCGTTTGCCTCCGGGGAGAGTGATTGGGGGGTGTATCAGGAGCCTGGGGCGTTGGAGAATATGCGGAATGGGACGAGTTGTGGGTATTTGAGAGAGGTGAGGTTGATTCCTGGGGTGGGGCATTGGGCGCCGCAGGAGGCgccgggggaggtggtggaggttattttgggggtggtgagggggtTGTAA